Proteins found in one Xenopus laevis strain J_2021 chromosome 1L, Xenopus_laevis_v10.1, whole genome shotgun sequence genomic segment:
- the usp30.L gene encoding ubiquitin specific peptidase 30 L homeolog, with amino-acid sequence MSCAPVNTWSRRTHLAACCAPELSPVSGWKSCVVRSLPTGSQGRCNMMKNWGMIGGIAAALAAGIYVLWGPISDRKKHRKGLVPGLLNLGNTCFMNSLLQGLASCPSFISWLSGFTSQYREEHSTTEQRHLSVTLLNLLKALANQGGTEEEVLDASPLLEVLRAHRWQISSFEEQVSDRTLTSDHYYQEMQKGLLQHGSLNMVPTECEKLDCG; translated from the exons ATGTCCTGTGCTCCAGTCAATACTTGGAGCAGGCGGACACATTTGGCAGCTTGTTGCGCTCCTGAGCTTTCTCCTGTCAGTGGCTGGAAATCTTGCGTAGTTCGTTCTCTTCCAACCGGATCGCAAGGGAG GTGTAACATGATGAAGAATTGGGGTATGATTGGTGGCATTGCAGCTGCTTTAGCTGCTGGAATATATGTTTTGTGGGGCCCCATATCGGACAGAAAGAAACACAGGAAAG GTCTTGTACCAGGCCTATTAAATTTGGGAAACACCTGTTTTATGAACTCTCTGCTCCAGGGTCTGGCTTCCTGCCCATCTTTCATCAGCTGGCTGTCGGGTTTCACATCACAGTACAGAGAGGAGCACAGCACTACAGAGCAACGGCACCTTTCTGTTACCTTGCTGAATCTCCTAAAAG CTCTGGCCAACCAGGGGGGTACCGAGGAGGAGGTTTTGGATGCTAGCCCTCTCTTGGAAGTCCTCAGGGCTCACAGATGGCAAATCTCTTCCTTCGAAGAGCAGGTCAGTGATAGAACTCTGACATCTGATCATTATTATCAGGAGATGCAGAAAGGATTACTTCAGCATGGCAGCCTGAATATGGTTCCAACAGAATGTGAAAAACTGGATTGTGGATGA